TCAAAATCTGAATAGGTAGTGTAACAACTATTAAGACTGTTCCTAAAACCAGGTCAAACATCCGTTTTTGGAACTGTGCTATGGGTTTATCAATTTTGGACATTAGTAGCTGCACAAAAATACAATGGACATACAAAAGGTTAAAATCATGGGGATTGTCAATCTAACCCCTGATTCTTTCTACGCAGGTAGTCGATTCATGTACGTGGAGCAAGCAATAAAACAAATAGAAAAGCATATCCAAGAAGGCGCGGATATTATTGACGTTGGCGCGCAATCTACTCGCCCAGGAGCTACATTGATAGATGCAGACACTGAATTGAAACGTTTATTACCTGTTTTACAAGAGTTAAAACATCTTTCTTTGCCTGTGTCAATTGATACTTTTTATGCAAAAGTGGCTCAAAAATGCCTTTCTATCCGTGAAGTATGGATAAATGACATTAGCGGAGGAAATATTGACAAAAACATGCTTTCTTTTATTTTTTCTGAACAGCCTACATACATTTGGACACACTCTCGCGGAACCCCTGCAACTATGAATACACTCACAATGTACGATAACGTAGTGCAAGAAGTATACAATTGCGCTAAGCAGTTCATCTATCAAGCTCAAACACAAGGCTTTACAAAATACATTATTGACGTAGGTTTTGGTTTTGCTAAAACTGTAGCCCAAAATTTTGAGCTTGTTCGGCACTTTGAACGATTCAAAGAGTTAGGCGTGCCCTTGTTAGTTGGAATTAGCCGAAAGTCTATGATTTACAAAACGCTTCAATCTACGCCCGAAGAAGCCCTTAACGGTACTACAGTGCTACACACTTTACTTGTACAAAAAGGGGCAGACATTTTACGCGTACACGATGTAAAGCCTGCCAAAGAAGTGATACAATTGCTATCGCAGATATAGCCAAATCACTTCTGAAACGTATGTATCGCTACATTTTTGTAGTCCGAACATGATGCATATAGCCATAAACATTCCTAAAAATAAAAACCAAAATATGCGCGTTCGCCCTGGAAACAAAGCTATTTTTTGACTGTCAGGTACTTCTTGCTCTAAACTTTCTAAAAAGGTCTTTTTGTCTAAAGCTAAAAAGTCTGCTAAATCTTCTGTAATTTTATCTTCATCCCATAAAATTTTACCTTCCTGAATAAGGTCATCTATCATCCCCATAGCTCGGTCTGCATCTAATTCGTATCCTTCTCGTCCTTTCCAAGCTTCCACAATCACTTTGGTACATTTGTAAAATTTTTCGTAAGGAGGAGGTTCCAAAGCCATAACACAAAATTAAACAAGAGTAAATGAAAAAAAGTTATTCATTTGCGCCAAGCGTACATTTTTTAGCTAATGAAGTTTGTTTATGTGCAAAATATGTTTTTATTTTACTTTGTATGAAGGATACACAAGTTGCTGATATTTTACAAAGAGAGTATCAAAGGCAGTTGAGGGGCATTGAGTTGATTGCATCGGAGAACTTTGTTTCTCGGCAAGTGATGCAAGCAATGGGCAGCCATTTAACGAATAAATATGCAGAGGGATTACCTAAAAAGCGTTATTATGGAGGTTGTGAAGTAGTAGATGAAGCTGAAATTTTAGCACAAGAAAGGTTAAAAAAATTATTCGGAGCGGTTTGGGTTAACGTGCAGCCCCATTCAGGTGCTCAAGCTAATGCGGCGGTAATGTTAGCATGTCTCAAACCTGGGGATACTATTTTAGGTTTTGATTTATCTCATGGCGGACATTTGACTCA
This sequence is a window from Bacteroidia bacterium. Protein-coding genes within it:
- the folP gene encoding dihydropteroate synthase → MDIQKVKIMGIVNLTPDSFYAGSRFMYVEQAIKQIEKHIQEGADIIDVGAQSTRPGATLIDADTELKRLLPVLQELKHLSLPVSIDTFYAKVAQKCLSIREVWINDISGGNIDKNMLSFIFSEQPTYIWTHSRGTPATMNTLTMYDNVVQEVYNCAKQFIYQAQTQGFTKYIIDVGFGFAKTVAQNFELVRHFERFKELGVPLLVGISRKSMIYKTLQSTPEEALNGTTVLHTLLVQKGADILRVHDVKPAKEVIQLLSQI